One stretch of Pseudomonas fluorescens Q2-87 DNA includes these proteins:
- a CDS encoding malic enzyme-like NAD(P)-binding protein yields MSDLKTAALEYHAHPRPGKLSVELTKATATARDLSLAYSPGVAEPVREIARDPELAYKYTGKGNLVAVISDGTAILGLGNLGPLASKPVMEGKGVLFKRFAGIDVFDIEVDSESPQAFIDTVKRISITFGGINLEDIKAPECFEIERALIEQCDIPVFHDDQHGTAIVTAAGMINALEIAGKTLPEAKIVCLGAGAAAISCMKLLVSMGAKIENIFMVDRTGVIHSGRDDLNQYKAVFAHATDKRSLADALDGADVFVGLSGPNLLSAENLLRMAPNPIVFACSNPDPEISPELAHATRNDVIMATGRSDYPNQVNNVLGFPFIFRGALDVRAKRINEEMKVAAANALRELAKLPVPQEVCDAYGGIKLEFGREYIIPKPMDARLITLISDAVAKAAIETGVATLPYPKNYPLKSVDDVFNG; encoded by the coding sequence ATGTCTGATCTGAAAACTGCCGCTCTCGAATATCACGCTCACCCTCGTCCGGGGAAGCTGAGTGTCGAGCTCACCAAGGCCACCGCTACTGCCCGCGATCTGTCGCTGGCCTACAGCCCCGGCGTAGCCGAACCAGTCCGCGAAATCGCACGCGATCCTGAGCTGGCCTACAAATACACCGGCAAGGGCAACCTGGTTGCAGTCATTTCCGATGGCACCGCGATTCTCGGCCTGGGTAACCTCGGCCCACTGGCTTCCAAGCCGGTCATGGAAGGTAAAGGCGTGCTGTTCAAGCGCTTCGCCGGCATCGACGTCTTCGACATCGAAGTCGACTCCGAAAGCCCGCAAGCCTTCATCGATACCGTCAAGCGTATCTCCATCACTTTCGGCGGCATCAATCTGGAAGACATCAAGGCGCCTGAGTGCTTTGAGATCGAGCGCGCCCTGATCGAACAGTGCGACATCCCGGTGTTCCACGATGACCAGCACGGCACCGCCATCGTGACCGCAGCCGGCATGATCAACGCCCTGGAAATCGCCGGCAAGACCCTGCCAGAAGCCAAGATCGTCTGCCTGGGTGCCGGTGCTGCCGCCATCTCGTGCATGAAGTTGCTGGTGAGCATGGGTGCCAAGATCGAAAACATCTTCATGGTTGACCGTACCGGTGTGATTCACTCCGGCCGTGACGACCTGAACCAGTACAAGGCCGTGTTTGCCCACGCGACCGATAAGCGCTCCCTGGCGGACGCGCTGGACGGTGCCGATGTCTTCGTCGGCCTGTCGGGCCCGAACCTGCTGAGCGCGGAAAACCTGCTGCGCATGGCGCCGAACCCGATCGTGTTCGCCTGCTCCAACCCGGATCCGGAAATCTCCCCGGAGCTGGCCCACGCCACTCGCAACGACGTGATCATGGCCACCGGCCGTTCGGACTACCCGAACCAGGTCAACAACGTACTGGGCTTCCCATTCATCTTCCGCGGTGCCCTGGACGTTCGCGCCAAGCGCATCAACGAAGAAATGAAAGTCGCGGCCGCCAACGCCCTGCGCGAACTGGCCAAGCTGCCGGTGCCTCAGGAAGTGTGCGACGCCTACGGCGGCATCAAGTTGGAATTCGGTCGTGAGTACATCATTCCGAAGCCTATGGACGCCCGCCTGATCACCCTGATCTCCGACGCCGTGGCCAAGGCCGCGATTGAGACCGGCGTGGCGACCCTGCCGTATCCGAAGAACTACCCGCTCAAGAGCGTGGATGACGTGTTCAACGGCTAA
- a CDS encoding thermonuclease family protein — MDARLDGSRLIKKASLAGAFFVSAIWLTGAQAFCPAPANLSQVTVRRVVDGDTLRLADGRSVRMIGLNSPELGRQGRSDEPFAVAARRRLEALIAGSAGRVGLLVGKEGKDRYGRTLAHVYGADGKNVEAQLLAEGLGFHVAVAPNVDLVACQRAAERQARDAGLGLWKRSPVRKAGQINAPGFAVLSGRVSEIRRNRGGVWLQLQDSVVLRIAPGLVGRFDRASLEGLKGKRIEARGWVIDRSRRDGLKQGQARWLLPLTDPTMLGLAQE; from the coding sequence TTGGATGCTCGTCTCGACGGCTCCAGACTGATAAAGAAGGCGTCCCTTGCGGGCGCCTTTTTTGTGTCCGCGATTTGGCTCACGGGAGCCCAGGCCTTTTGTCCCGCGCCGGCGAACCTTTCCCAGGTGACGGTCAGGCGCGTGGTGGATGGCGATACCCTGCGCCTGGCCGATGGCCGCAGCGTGCGCATGATTGGCCTCAACAGCCCCGAGCTGGGCCGACAAGGGCGCTCCGACGAACCTTTCGCGGTTGCGGCTCGCCGGCGCCTTGAAGCGCTGATCGCCGGCAGTGCTGGGCGCGTGGGTTTGCTGGTGGGCAAGGAAGGCAAGGATCGCTACGGCCGCACGCTGGCCCATGTCTATGGCGCCGACGGTAAAAATGTCGAAGCGCAATTGCTCGCCGAGGGCCTGGGTTTTCATGTGGCTGTGGCGCCAAATGTCGATTTGGTGGCCTGCCAGCGCGCCGCCGAACGTCAGGCGCGTGATGCGGGCCTGGGGTTGTGGAAGCGCTCGCCTGTGCGCAAGGCAGGGCAAATCAACGCGCCGGGCTTCGCCGTGCTCAGTGGTCGGGTGAGCGAAATCAGGCGTAATCGCGGCGGCGTTTGGCTCCAATTGCAGGATTCGGTTGTATTGCGTATTGCCCCTGGTCTGGTGGGTCGCTTTGACAGGGCATCGCTTGAAGGGCTAAAGGGCAAGCGGATTGAGGCGCGTGGCTGGGTCATCGATCGTTCGCGGCGTGACGGACTCAAGCAAGGACAGGCGCGCTGGCTCTTGCCGTTGACCGACCCGACCATGTTGGGTCTGGCGCAGGAATAA
- the rpmE gene encoding 50S ribosomal protein L31, producing MKTDIHPDYPVIAVTCSCGNKFETRSTYGKALAIDVCNECHPFYTGKQKTLDTGGRVQKFADRFGAFGKVTPKA from the coding sequence ATGAAAACCGATATCCATCCGGACTACCCAGTAATTGCCGTGACTTGCAGCTGCGGCAACAAGTTCGAAACGCGTTCGACCTACGGCAAAGCCCTGGCGATCGACGTTTGCAACGAATGCCACCCGTTCTACACCGGTAAGCAAAAGACTCTGGATACCGGCGGCCGCGTTCAGAAGTTCGCCGATCGTTTCGGTGCTTTCGGCAAAGTTACTCCAAAAGCCTGA
- a CDS encoding primosomal protein N': MPNAILRLALPSPLRRLFDYRAPAGILRAQLQPGMRLRVPFGRREMIGILVEVTDHSEVPADKLKPALALLDATPPLPASLFKLCLWTSQYYQHSLGDTLSWALPVLLRQGEPAEARQERFWSVTPGASLDDPRIARAPRQREALATLAQHPHGVAHQLLSKLMLSKDSLDLLLAKELVQVEVRRHAPGIRHEHWLAQPELPLNAEQRAACEAIRAGFDSYHAFLLAGVTGSGKTEVYLQLIRQTLEAGKQALVLIPEINLGPQTLARFEQRFNARIALVHSAVNDRERLEAWLAARDGEADIIIGTRSALFTPMKNPGLIIIDEEHDGSYKQQEGLRYHARDLALVRARQENIPIVLGSATPSLESLHNAYTGRYGLLRLNERAGGAKQPRFLRLDVKSRPLDSGISGPMQQAIGQTLAAGQQVLVFLNRRGFAPTLLCHDCGWMSGCERCDARMTVHQRHGELRCHHCGHAERVPRHCPQCGKVDLRPVGAGTERAEERLGILFPDYPVLRVDRDSTSRKDAMNQLFATIQKGQPCILVGTQMLAKGHHFPRVTLVSILDADGGLFSGDFRASERMAQLIVQVAGRAGRAEEPGKVIIQTHLADHPLLIQLTEQGYFAFAEQALSERRSAGLPPFAHLALLRAEAHKPGQAESFLDEACSEAERLLAEQHLTGIELLGPVPAPMERRAGRYRAQLLLQANARAPLHRLLSAWLLVLEQMPSGRAVRWSLDVDPVDLY; the protein is encoded by the coding sequence GTGCCCAACGCCATCCTGCGCCTCGCCCTGCCATCGCCCCTGCGCCGCCTGTTCGACTACCGCGCCCCGGCCGGGATCCTGCGCGCCCAGTTGCAGCCAGGCATGCGCCTGCGGGTGCCATTTGGCCGGCGGGAGATGATCGGGATCCTGGTGGAAGTCACCGACCACAGCGAGGTGCCGGCCGACAAGCTCAAGCCGGCCCTGGCCCTGCTCGATGCCACGCCGCCGCTGCCGGCGTCGCTGTTCAAGCTCTGCCTGTGGACCTCCCAGTATTATCAGCACAGCCTCGGCGACACCTTGAGCTGGGCGCTGCCGGTGCTGCTGCGCCAGGGCGAACCGGCCGAGGCGCGCCAGGAGCGATTCTGGTCCGTGACCCCCGGGGCTTCGCTGGACGATCCGCGCATCGCCCGCGCTCCACGCCAGCGCGAAGCCCTGGCGACCCTGGCGCAGCATCCCCACGGCGTTGCCCATCAACTGCTGAGCAAGCTGATGCTGAGCAAGGACAGCCTCGATCTCCTGCTGGCCAAGGAGCTGGTTCAGGTGGAGGTCCGCCGGCATGCCCCAGGCATTCGCCATGAACATTGGCTGGCCCAGCCGGAACTGCCACTCAATGCTGAACAGCGGGCCGCTTGCGAAGCCATTCGTGCCGGTTTCGACAGCTATCATGCGTTCCTGCTGGCGGGCGTCACCGGCAGCGGCAAGACCGAAGTTTATCTGCAACTCATCCGCCAGACCCTGGAAGCCGGCAAGCAGGCCCTGGTGCTGATTCCGGAAATCAACCTGGGCCCACAAACCCTGGCGCGCTTCGAACAGCGCTTCAACGCCCGGATTGCCCTGGTGCACTCGGCGGTCAACGACCGCGAACGCCTGGAAGCCTGGCTTGCCGCCCGGGACGGCGAGGCTGATATCATCATTGGCACTCGCTCGGCCCTGTTCACGCCGATGAAGAACCCCGGCCTGATCATCATCGACGAAGAACACGACGGTTCCTATAAACAGCAGGAAGGCCTGCGCTACCACGCCCGCGACCTGGCGCTGGTGCGCGCTCGCCAGGAAAACATCCCGATCGTGCTCGGCTCGGCCACGCCGTCCCTGGAAAGCCTGCACAACGCCTACACCGGGCGCTACGGCTTGCTGCGCCTGAACGAGCGGGCCGGCGGCGCCAAGCAGCCGCGGTTCCTGCGCCTGGATGTGAAAAGCCGCCCGCTGGACAGCGGTATTTCCGGGCCGATGCAGCAAGCCATCGGCCAGACCCTGGCGGCCGGCCAGCAGGTCCTGGTGTTTCTCAATCGCCGAGGCTTCGCCCCGACCCTGCTGTGTCACGACTGCGGTTGGATGTCCGGCTGCGAGCGCTGCGACGCACGGATGACCGTGCACCAACGCCACGGCGAGCTGCGCTGCCACCATTGCGGCCACGCCGAACGGGTACCGAGGCATTGCCCGCAGTGCGGCAAAGTGGACTTGCGCCCGGTCGGTGCCGGTACTGAACGCGCCGAAGAGCGGCTGGGCATCCTGTTCCCGGATTACCCGGTGCTGCGGGTGGATCGCGACAGCACCTCGCGCAAGGACGCGATGAACCAGCTGTTCGCGACGATCCAGAAGGGCCAGCCGTGCATCCTTGTAGGCACGCAAATGCTCGCCAAGGGCCATCACTTTCCCCGGGTCACGCTGGTGTCGATCCTGGATGCCGACGGCGGGCTGTTTTCCGGCGATTTCCGCGCCAGCGAGCGCATGGCGCAGTTGATCGTCCAGGTCGCGGGCCGCGCCGGACGGGCCGAGGAGCCGGGCAAGGTGATCATCCAGACACACCTGGCCGACCATCCGCTGCTGATACAGCTGACCGAGCAAGGCTACTTCGCGTTTGCCGAACAGGCCTTGAGCGAGCGCCGCAGCGCCGGCCTGCCGCCGTTTGCCCACCTGGCATTGTTGCGCGCCGAAGCCCATAAACCCGGCCAGGCCGAGAGCTTCCTCGACGAAGCCTGCAGCGAGGCGGAGCGCTTGCTGGCCGAGCAGCACCTCACCGGCATCGAACTGCTCGGCCCGGTGCCCGCACCAATGGAGCGGCGGGCCGGGCGTTACCGGGCGCAGCTTCTATTGCAGGCCAATGCCCGAGCGCCGTTGCATCGGCTGTTGAGTGCCTGGCTGCTGGTGCTGGAACAGATGCCCAGCGGGCGCGCAGTGCGCTGGTCGCTGGATGTGGATCCGGTGGATTTGTATTGA
- the argS gene encoding arginine--tRNA ligase, which yields MKDTIRQLIQQAIAQLVTEGVLPEGLSPAIQVENTRDKTHGDFASNIAMMLAKPAGMKPRDLAEKIIAALPADENVSKADIAGPGFINFFQNTQALASRLDAALADERIGVRKAGPLQRTVVDLSAPNLAKEMHVGHLRSTIIGDGVARVLEFLGDTVIRQNHVGDWGTQFGMLMAYLQENPITSDELSDLENFYRAAKQRFDESPEFADRARGLVVKLQAGDAECLALWTKFKDISLSHCQKIYELLNVKLTMADVMGESAYNDDLVNVVNDLKAKGMLVESNGAQCVFLDQFKTADGEPLPVIIVKADGGYLYATTDLAAVRYRNGVLKADRVLYFVDQRQALHFQQVFEVARLAGFVTHPMEMEHMGFGTMNGADGRPFKTRDGGTVKLIDLLTEAQDRAYTLVKGKNPDLAEDELRKIAKVVGIDAVKYADLSKHRTSDYSFNFDLMLNFEGNTAPYLLYAYTRVAGVFRKLGKRFDEVDGQIVLEAAHEQELAAKLAQFGEVLNNVADKGTPHTLCAYLYDVAGLFSSFYENCPILSADTPAQIQSRLRLAALTGRTLKQGLELLGLETLERM from the coding sequence ATGAAAGACACCATTCGCCAGCTCATCCAGCAAGCCATCGCCCAACTCGTCACCGAAGGTGTGCTGCCAGAAGGCCTGTCGCCGGCGATTCAGGTCGAAAACACCCGCGACAAGACCCACGGCGACTTCGCCAGCAACATCGCGATGATGCTCGCCAAACCGGCCGGCATGAAACCGCGGGACCTGGCGGAAAAAATCATCGCCGCCCTGCCCGCCGACGAAAACGTCAGCAAGGCTGACATTGCCGGCCCTGGTTTCATCAACTTCTTCCAGAACACCCAGGCCCTGGCCTCGCGCCTGGACGCAGCCCTGGCCGATGAACGCATCGGCGTGCGCAAGGCCGGTCCGTTACAACGCACCGTGGTCGACCTTTCGGCGCCCAACCTCGCCAAGGAAATGCACGTCGGCCATTTGCGCTCGACCATCATTGGCGACGGCGTGGCCCGGGTACTCGAGTTTCTCGGCGACACCGTAATCCGCCAGAACCACGTCGGCGACTGGGGCACCCAGTTCGGCATGCTGATGGCCTATCTGCAGGAAAACCCGATCACCAGCGACGAGCTGTCGGACCTGGAGAACTTCTACCGCGCCGCCAAGCAGCGCTTCGATGAGTCGCCCGAGTTCGCCGACCGCGCCCGTGGCCTGGTGGTCAAGCTGCAGGCCGGCGATGCCGAGTGCCTGGCGTTGTGGACCAAATTCAAGGACATCTCCCTGTCCCATTGCCAGAAAATCTATGAACTGCTGAACGTCAAGCTGACCATGGCTGACGTGATGGGTGAGAGCGCCTACAACGATGACTTGGTCAACGTGGTCAACGACCTCAAGGCCAAGGGCATGCTGGTGGAGAGCAACGGCGCCCAGTGCGTGTTCCTCGATCAGTTCAAGACCGCCGATGGCGAGCCGCTGCCAGTGATCATCGTCAAGGCCGACGGCGGCTACCTCTACGCCACCACCGACCTGGCGGCCGTGCGCTACCGCAACGGCGTGCTCAAGGCCGATCGAGTGCTGTATTTCGTCGACCAGCGTCAGGCCCTGCATTTCCAGCAAGTGTTCGAAGTGGCGCGCCTGGCCGGTTTCGTGACCCATCCGATGGAGATGGAGCACATGGGCTTCGGCACCATGAACGGCGCCGACGGCCGCCCGTTCAAGACCCGCGACGGCGGCACGGTGAAGCTGATCGACCTGCTGACCGAAGCCCAGGACCGCGCCTATACCCTGGTCAAGGGCAAGAACCCGGACCTGGCCGAAGACGAATTGCGCAAGATCGCCAAGGTGGTGGGCATCGACGCGGTGAAATACGCCGACCTGTCCAAGCACCGCACCAGCGACTACAGCTTCAACTTCGACCTGATGCTCAATTTCGAAGGCAACACCGCGCCGTACCTGCTGTACGCCTACACCCGCGTAGCCGGGGTGTTCCGCAAGCTCGGCAAGCGCTTCGACGAAGTGGACGGCCAGATCGTGCTTGAGGCGGCCCACGAGCAGGAGCTGGCGGCGAAACTGGCGCAGTTTGGCGAAGTGCTGAACAACGTCGCCGACAAAGGCACCCCGCACACCTTGTGCGCTTACCTGTACGATGTCGCCGGCCTGTTCTCCAGCTTCTATGAGAACTGCCCGATCCTCAGCGCCGATACCCCAGCGCAAATACAGAGCCGCCTGCGCCTCGCCGCGCTGACCGGGCGTACGCTCAAGCAAGGCCTGGAATTGCTGGGCCTGGAAACCCTGGAGCGCATGTAA
- a CDS encoding SPOR domain-containing protein, whose amino-acid sequence MAAKKKPAPKRGASRYQAPAKKPIPGWLWMAIGLTVGAFIVFLMKLDPGQGDDVKRVRQEQQKATRIAEANKTPPSPTQPVKPKYDFYTLLPESEVIVPPDAVPEKTLPTPQVPTTPVTPAEAAKIDTARAQAALAGITPPPAPPVQKAAPVTKFFLQAGSFRKEADADKVRAQIILLGQSVSVESGTVKDETWYRVLVGPFSNREELTKAQKQLAGSGFSNLLLQQRQSR is encoded by the coding sequence TTGGCCGCCAAGAAAAAACCTGCACCCAAACGCGGCGCCAGTCGTTACCAGGCCCCGGCCAAGAAGCCGATTCCGGGCTGGTTGTGGATGGCCATCGGCCTGACCGTCGGCGCATTCATTGTGTTCCTGATGAAGCTCGACCCGGGCCAGGGCGATGACGTCAAGCGTGTCCGGCAAGAGCAACAGAAAGCCACGCGCATCGCCGAGGCGAACAAGACTCCGCCGAGCCCGACGCAACCGGTGAAGCCGAAGTACGACTTCTATACCTTGCTGCCGGAATCGGAAGTCATCGTGCCACCCGATGCGGTGCCGGAAAAAACCCTGCCGACCCCGCAAGTGCCCACCACGCCGGTGACGCCAGCCGAAGCGGCAAAAATCGACACCGCCCGCGCCCAGGCGGCGCTGGCCGGCATCACGCCGCCACCGGCTCCGCCAGTTCAGAAAGCCGCGCCGGTGACCAAGTTCTTCTTGCAGGCCGGCTCGTTCCGCAAGGAAGCTGATGCCGACAAGGTCCGGGCGCAGATCATTCTGCTGGGCCAGTCGGTGTCGGTGGAGTCAGGGACCGTGAAGGACGAAACCTGGTATCGGGTATTGGTGGGGCCGTTCAGTAACCGCGAGGAGCTGACCAAGGCCCAGAAACAACTGGCCGGCAGCGGCTTCAGCAACCTGTTGTTACAACAACGCCAGAGCCGCTGA
- the hslV gene encoding ATP-dependent protease subunit HslV, whose translation MTTIVSVRRHGKVVMGGDGQVSLGNTVMKGNAKKVRRLYHGQVIAGFAGATADAFTLFERFEGQLEKHQGHLVRAAVELAKEWRTDRSLSRLEAMLAVANKDASLIITGNGDVVEPEDGLIAMGSGGAYAQAAASALLKKTDLSAREIVETALGIAGDICVFTNHTQTIEEQDLAE comes from the coding sequence TTGACCACCATCGTTTCAGTCCGCCGTCATGGCAAAGTCGTCATGGGCGGCGACGGCCAGGTTTCACTGGGCAACACCGTGATGAAAGGCAACGCGAAAAAAGTCCGTCGCCTGTACCACGGCCAGGTCATCGCCGGTTTCGCCGGGGCCACTGCCGACGCCTTCACCCTGTTCGAGCGTTTCGAAGGCCAGCTGGAAAAACACCAGGGTCACTTGGTCCGCGCCGCCGTTGAGCTGGCCAAGGAATGGCGCACCGATCGTTCATTGAGCCGCCTCGAAGCCATGCTCGCGGTCGCCAACAAGGACGCCTCCCTGATCATCACTGGCAACGGTGATGTCGTCGAGCCAGAAGACGGCCTGATCGCCATGGGTTCCGGCGGTGCCTACGCCCAGGCTGCGGCCAGCGCCCTGTTGAAAAAGACTGACCTGTCGGCCCGCGAAATCGTCGAGACAGCCTTGGGCATTGCCGGCGACATCTGCGTCTTCACCAACCACACCCAGACCATTGAGGAGCAGGATCTCGCGGAGTAA
- the hslU gene encoding ATP-dependent protease ATPase subunit HslU: protein MSMTPREIVHELNRHIIGQDDAKRAVAIALRNRWRRMQLPEELRVEVTPKNILMIGPTGVGKTEIARRLAKLANAPFIKVEATKFTEVGYVGRDVESIIRDLADAAIKLLREQEITKVRHRAEDAAEERILDALLPPARMGFNADAAATQDSNTRQLFRKRLREGQLDDKEIEIEVTEMAGVDISAPPGMEEMTNQLQSLFANMGKGKKKSRKLKVKEALKLVRDEEASRLVNEEELKAKALEAVEQHGIVFIDEIDKVAKRGNVGGADVSREGVQRDLLPLIEGCTVNTKLGMVKTDHILFIASGAFHLSKPSDLVPELQGRLPIRVELKALTPEDFERILSEPHASLTEQYCALLKTEGLNIEFTPEGIKRVAQIAWQVNEKTENIGARRLHTLLERLLEEVSFSAGDLASAHDEAPIRIDAEYVNSHLGELAQNEDLSRYIL from the coding sequence ATGTCCATGACTCCCCGCGAAATCGTCCACGAACTCAACCGTCATATCATCGGCCAGGACGATGCCAAGCGCGCCGTCGCCATTGCCCTGCGTAATCGCTGGCGCCGGATGCAGCTGCCTGAAGAGCTGCGCGTCGAAGTGACGCCCAAGAACATCCTGATGATCGGCCCGACCGGTGTCGGTAAAACCGAGATCGCCCGTCGCCTGGCCAAGCTCGCCAATGCGCCGTTCATCAAGGTCGAAGCCACCAAGTTCACCGAAGTTGGCTACGTCGGTCGCGACGTCGAGTCGATCATTCGTGACTTGGCCGATGCCGCCATCAAACTGCTGCGCGAGCAGGAAATCACCAAAGTCCGTCATCGTGCAGAAGACGCCGCCGAGGAACGCATCCTCGACGCCCTGCTGCCGCCGGCGCGCATGGGCTTCAACGCCGACGCCGCCGCGACGCAGGATTCCAACACTCGCCAGCTGTTCCGCAAGCGCCTGCGTGAAGGTCAGCTGGACGACAAGGAAATCGAGATCGAAGTGACCGAGATGGCCGGCGTCGACATTTCCGCGCCGCCGGGCATGGAGGAGATGACCAATCAGTTGCAGAGCCTGTTCGCCAACATGGGCAAGGGCAAGAAAAAAAGCCGCAAGCTCAAGGTCAAGGAAGCGCTGAAACTGGTGCGCGATGAAGAAGCCAGCCGCCTGGTCAACGAAGAAGAATTGAAGGCCAAGGCCCTGGAAGCGGTCGAGCAGCATGGCATCGTGTTCATCGATGAAATCGACAAGGTCGCCAAGCGCGGCAATGTCGGCGGCGCCGACGTGTCCCGCGAAGGCGTGCAACGCGACCTGCTGCCGCTGATCGAAGGCTGCACGGTCAACACCAAGCTGGGCATGGTCAAGACCGACCATATCCTGTTCATCGCCTCCGGCGCGTTCCACCTGAGCAAGCCAAGCGACCTGGTGCCGGAACTGCAAGGCCGCCTGCCGATCCGTGTCGAGCTCAAGGCCCTGACGCCGGAAGACTTCGAACGCATCCTGAGCGAACCCCATGCGTCGCTGACCGAACAGTACTGCGCACTGCTCAAGACCGAAGGCCTGAACATCGAGTTCACGCCAGAAGGCATCAAGCGCGTGGCGCAGATTGCCTGGCAGGTCAACGAGAAGACCGAAAACATCGGTGCCCGTCGTCTGCACACGCTGCTCGAACGCCTGCTTGAGGAAGTGTCGTTCAGCGCCGGCGACCTGGCCAGCGCCCACGACGAAGCGCCGATCCGCATCGACGCCGAGTACGTCAACAGCCACCTGGGTGAGTTGGCGCAGAACGAGGACCTGTCGCGCTATATCCTGTAA
- a CDS encoding gamma-butyrobetaine hydroxylase-like domain-containing protein, protein MTKLPTAINLHKASKTLTLKYAPDEEYHLPAEFLRVHSPSAEVQGHGKPILQYGKLNVGLSKVEPAGQYALKLTFDDGHDSGLFTWDYLYQLAVRQQDLWNDYLAELKAAGKTRDPDQSVVKLML, encoded by the coding sequence ATGACCAAACTCCCCACCGCCATCAACCTGCACAAAGCCTCCAAGACCCTGACGCTCAAATACGCGCCAGACGAGGAGTACCACCTGCCCGCCGAATTCCTGCGGGTGCATTCGCCTTCCGCCGAAGTCCAGGGTCACGGCAAGCCCATCCTTCAATATGGCAAGCTCAACGTCGGCCTGAGCAAGGTTGAACCCGCCGGCCAGTACGCACTGAAATTGACCTTCGACGACGGTCATGACAGCGGACTGTTCACTTGGGATTACCTCTATCAATTGGCCGTGCGCCAGCAAGACCTGTGGAACGATTATCTCGCCGAACTCAAGGCCGCCGGAAAAACCCGCGACCCGGACCAGTCCGTCGTCAAACTGATGCTCTAA